One window from the genome of Rhinolophus ferrumequinum isolate MPI-CBG mRhiFer1 chromosome 22, mRhiFer1_v1.p, whole genome shotgun sequence encodes:
- the RXRG gene encoding retinoic acid receptor RXR-gamma isoform X2, with protein sequence MSPSAALSTGKPMDNHPSYTDTPASAPRTLSVVGTPLNALGSPYRVITSTMGPPSGALAAPPGINLVAPPSSQLNVVNSVSISEDIKPLPGLPGIGNMNYLSTSPGSLVKHICAICGDRSSGKHYGVYSCEGCKGFFKRTIRKDLMYTCRDNKDCLIDKRQRNRCQYCRYQKCLVMGMKREAVQEERQRSRERAETEAEGAGSGHEDMPVERILEAELAVEPKTESYGDMSMESSTNDPVTNICHAADKQLFTLVEWAKRIPHFSDLTLEDQVILLRAGWNELLIASFSHRSVSVQDGILLATGLHVHRSSAHSAGVGSIFDRVLTELVSKMKDMQMDKSELGCLRAIVLFNPDAKGLSNPSEVETLREKVYATLEAYTKQKYPEQPGRFAKLLLRLPALRSIGLKCLEHLFFFKLIGDTPIDTFLMEMLETPLQVT encoded by the exons ATGAGCCCATCAGCAGCCTTGTCCACAGGGAAGCCGATGGACAACCACCCCAGCTACACAGACACCCCAGCCAGTGCTCCGCGGACTCTGAGTGTGGTGGGCACGCCCCTCAATGCCCTGGGCTCTCCGTATCGAGTCATCACGTCCACCATGGGCCCGCCCTCAGGGGCGCTGGCAGCCCCGCCAGGAATCAACCTGGTAGCCCCGCCCAGCTCCCAG CTCAATGTGGTCAACAGTGTCAGCATTTCAGAGGACATCAAGCCCTTACCAGGGCTTCCTGGGATTGGAAACATGAACTATCTGTCCACTAGCCCCGGATCTCTGGTTAAACACATCTGTGCCATCTGTGGGGATCGATCCTCAG GAAAGCACTACGGCGTGTACAGCTGTGAGGGCTGCAAGGGCTTCTTCAAGAGAACCATAAGGAAAGACCTCATGTACACCTGCCGGGACAACAAGGATTGCCTCATAGACAAGCGCCAGCGCAACCGCTGCCAGTACTGTCGCTACCAGAAGTGCCTGGTCATGGGCATGAAGCGGGAAG CTGTGCAAGAAGAAAGGCAGAGGAGCCGGGAGCGGGCCGAGACTGAGGCGGAAGGTGCCGGAAGTGGTCACGAAGATATGCCCGTGGAGAGGATTCTAGAAGCCGAGCTTGCTGTGGaaccaaagacagaatcctaTGGTGACATGAGCATGGAGAGCTCC ACGAATGACCCTGTCACCAACATATGCCATGCTGCGGACAAGCAGCTCTTCACTCTTGTTGAGTGGGCCAAACGCATCCCCCACTTCTCTGACCTCACTTTGGAGGACCAGGTTATTCTGCTTCGGGCAG GGTGGAACGAGCTGCTGATCGCCTCCTTCTCCCACCGCTCGGTCTCCGTGCAGGATGGCATCCTTCTGGCCACGGGTTTACACGTCCACCGCAGCAGTGCCCACAGTGCTGGGGTGGGCTCCATCTTTGACAG AGTTCTGACTGAGCTGGTCTCCAAAATGAAAGACATGCAGATGGATAAGTCGGAGCTGGGGTGCCTGCGAGCCATCGTGCTGTTCAACCCAG ATGCCAAGGGTCTGTCCAACCCCTCTGAGGTGGAGACTCTGCGGGAGAAGGTCTATGCCACGCTCGAGGCCTACACCAAGCAGAAGTACCCGGAACAACCAGGCAG GTTCGCCAAGCTGCTGCTGCGTCTGCCGGCTCTGCGATCCATCGGCCTCAAGTGTCTGGAGCACCTCTTCTTCTTCAAGCTCATTGGGGACACGCCCATCGACACCTTCCTCATGGAGATGCTGGAAACCCCGCTGCAGGTCACCTGA
- the RXRG gene encoding retinoic acid receptor RXR-gamma isoform X1: MYGNYSHFMKFPTGFGGSPGHSGSTSMSPSAALSTGKPMDNHPSYTDTPASAPRTLSVVGTPLNALGSPYRVITSTMGPPSGALAAPPGINLVAPPSSQLNVVNSVSISEDIKPLPGLPGIGNMNYLSTSPGSLVKHICAICGDRSSGKHYGVYSCEGCKGFFKRTIRKDLMYTCRDNKDCLIDKRQRNRCQYCRYQKCLVMGMKREAVQEERQRSRERAETEAEGAGSGHEDMPVERILEAELAVEPKTESYGDMSMESSTNDPVTNICHAADKQLFTLVEWAKRIPHFSDLTLEDQVILLRAGWNELLIASFSHRSVSVQDGILLATGLHVHRSSAHSAGVGSIFDRVLTELVSKMKDMQMDKSELGCLRAIVLFNPDAKGLSNPSEVETLREKVYATLEAYTKQKYPEQPGRFAKLLLRLPALRSIGLKCLEHLFFFKLIGDTPIDTFLMEMLETPLQVT, encoded by the exons GCTCCCCCGGCCACTCTGGCTCCACGTCCATGAGCCCATCAGCAGCCTTGTCCACAGGGAAGCCGATGGACAACCACCCCAGCTACACAGACACCCCAGCCAGTGCTCCGCGGACTCTGAGTGTGGTGGGCACGCCCCTCAATGCCCTGGGCTCTCCGTATCGAGTCATCACGTCCACCATGGGCCCGCCCTCAGGGGCGCTGGCAGCCCCGCCAGGAATCAACCTGGTAGCCCCGCCCAGCTCCCAG CTCAATGTGGTCAACAGTGTCAGCATTTCAGAGGACATCAAGCCCTTACCAGGGCTTCCTGGGATTGGAAACATGAACTATCTGTCCACTAGCCCCGGATCTCTGGTTAAACACATCTGTGCCATCTGTGGGGATCGATCCTCAG GAAAGCACTACGGCGTGTACAGCTGTGAGGGCTGCAAGGGCTTCTTCAAGAGAACCATAAGGAAAGACCTCATGTACACCTGCCGGGACAACAAGGATTGCCTCATAGACAAGCGCCAGCGCAACCGCTGCCAGTACTGTCGCTACCAGAAGTGCCTGGTCATGGGCATGAAGCGGGAAG CTGTGCAAGAAGAAAGGCAGAGGAGCCGGGAGCGGGCCGAGACTGAGGCGGAAGGTGCCGGAAGTGGTCACGAAGATATGCCCGTGGAGAGGATTCTAGAAGCCGAGCTTGCTGTGGaaccaaagacagaatcctaTGGTGACATGAGCATGGAGAGCTCC ACGAATGACCCTGTCACCAACATATGCCATGCTGCGGACAAGCAGCTCTTCACTCTTGTTGAGTGGGCCAAACGCATCCCCCACTTCTCTGACCTCACTTTGGAGGACCAGGTTATTCTGCTTCGGGCAG GGTGGAACGAGCTGCTGATCGCCTCCTTCTCCCACCGCTCGGTCTCCGTGCAGGATGGCATCCTTCTGGCCACGGGTTTACACGTCCACCGCAGCAGTGCCCACAGTGCTGGGGTGGGCTCCATCTTTGACAG AGTTCTGACTGAGCTGGTCTCCAAAATGAAAGACATGCAGATGGATAAGTCGGAGCTGGGGTGCCTGCGAGCCATCGTGCTGTTCAACCCAG ATGCCAAGGGTCTGTCCAACCCCTCTGAGGTGGAGACTCTGCGGGAGAAGGTCTATGCCACGCTCGAGGCCTACACCAAGCAGAAGTACCCGGAACAACCAGGCAG GTTCGCCAAGCTGCTGCTGCGTCTGCCGGCTCTGCGATCCATCGGCCTCAAGTGTCTGGAGCACCTCTTCTTCTTCAAGCTCATTGGGGACACGCCCATCGACACCTTCCTCATGGAGATGCTGGAAACCCCGCTGCAGGTCACCTGA
- the RXRG gene encoding retinoic acid receptor RXR-gamma isoform X3, giving the protein MNYLSTSPGSLVKHICAICGDRSSGKHYGVYSCEGCKGFFKRTIRKDLMYTCRDNKDCLIDKRQRNRCQYCRYQKCLVMGMKREAVQEERQRSRERAETEAEGAGSGHEDMPVERILEAELAVEPKTESYGDMSMESSTNDPVTNICHAADKQLFTLVEWAKRIPHFSDLTLEDQVILLRAGWNELLIASFSHRSVSVQDGILLATGLHVHRSSAHSAGVGSIFDRVLTELVSKMKDMQMDKSELGCLRAIVLFNPDAKGLSNPSEVETLREKVYATLEAYTKQKYPEQPGRFAKLLLRLPALRSIGLKCLEHLFFFKLIGDTPIDTFLMEMLETPLQVT; this is encoded by the exons ATGAACTATCTGTCCACTAGCCCCGGATCTCTGGTTAAACACATCTGTGCCATCTGTGGGGATCGATCCTCAG GAAAGCACTACGGCGTGTACAGCTGTGAGGGCTGCAAGGGCTTCTTCAAGAGAACCATAAGGAAAGACCTCATGTACACCTGCCGGGACAACAAGGATTGCCTCATAGACAAGCGCCAGCGCAACCGCTGCCAGTACTGTCGCTACCAGAAGTGCCTGGTCATGGGCATGAAGCGGGAAG CTGTGCAAGAAGAAAGGCAGAGGAGCCGGGAGCGGGCCGAGACTGAGGCGGAAGGTGCCGGAAGTGGTCACGAAGATATGCCCGTGGAGAGGATTCTAGAAGCCGAGCTTGCTGTGGaaccaaagacagaatcctaTGGTGACATGAGCATGGAGAGCTCC ACGAATGACCCTGTCACCAACATATGCCATGCTGCGGACAAGCAGCTCTTCACTCTTGTTGAGTGGGCCAAACGCATCCCCCACTTCTCTGACCTCACTTTGGAGGACCAGGTTATTCTGCTTCGGGCAG GGTGGAACGAGCTGCTGATCGCCTCCTTCTCCCACCGCTCGGTCTCCGTGCAGGATGGCATCCTTCTGGCCACGGGTTTACACGTCCACCGCAGCAGTGCCCACAGTGCTGGGGTGGGCTCCATCTTTGACAG AGTTCTGACTGAGCTGGTCTCCAAAATGAAAGACATGCAGATGGATAAGTCGGAGCTGGGGTGCCTGCGAGCCATCGTGCTGTTCAACCCAG ATGCCAAGGGTCTGTCCAACCCCTCTGAGGTGGAGACTCTGCGGGAGAAGGTCTATGCCACGCTCGAGGCCTACACCAAGCAGAAGTACCCGGAACAACCAGGCAG GTTCGCCAAGCTGCTGCTGCGTCTGCCGGCTCTGCGATCCATCGGCCTCAAGTGTCTGGAGCACCTCTTCTTCTTCAAGCTCATTGGGGACACGCCCATCGACACCTTCCTCATGGAGATGCTGGAAACCCCGCTGCAGGTCACCTGA